ACTCGACATTTTCGTCAAATGGTGCGAGATTAATCGCATGGTCCTCAACGCCAATAAATGCTCTGTAATTTCATTTTCCCGCAAGCGCTCTACTATTGACTTTTGTTACAAAATCGGATTTACAGCTATTAGacgaccctagcagcacacatgttccacataggttactgtaacttatatgtgactggattcagtcacaaacaagttgctgcaaccggttttgtctgacttgtgctgctcggggagaATCTGTTGTTAAGGATCTAGCCGTTTTATTAGACTCTAAGCTGACTTTCAAAGACCACATCGCTTTTATCACATCGAAAGTGTCGAAAACACTTGGATTTATTTTCCGCATTGCGAAGCACTTCGATAACATTCAATGTCTAAAATCGCTCTACTGCGCGTTAGTGAGGTCATTACTAGAATATTCATTAGTTGTATGGGCTCCTTTCTACCAAAACAGCACAATACGAATCGAAGCAATTCAGCGAAAATTCGTTCGTTTTGCTCTACGCCGTCTTCCTTGGAATGATCCAAATAACTTACCAAGTTATGAAGCACGCTGCCAACTTATTGGTTTAGATCTGTTAAGTGAGCGTCGAGACGTTTCCAAGGTGCTTTTCATTGCAGATCTCCTGAAAACTAGAATCGATTGCCCGGCCTTGCTCTCTCAATTGAACTTTAACATCCCCTTTCGTCCACTTCGGTCAATACCTTTCATATTCTTGAGAGGTGCTCGCACAAACTATGCGCAAAATGAGCCATTCACTAGTATGTGTCGCATCTTCAATCGCTGCTCCACCGCATTTGATTTTCACCTTTCACGGGGTGTTCTTCGGAAACGGTTTTCTACACTCCTCTCAGCTTCCACCAGTATCACACATTAGCATAGGCCATTAGGATATATGATATAATATTAAGTAATTTAAGTCAAACAATGTATCATTTGGAATTATTGTATTTCTGTTGATATGaaaagatgaggaggttttgcgcccatttgagaAAGATTCCATGGTTCTACTCCaatgggcttttccctgctccaaataaacaaataaacaaataaacaaataaacaaatatacaatatttgttttagaATGTATTCATCAAAAACTAGGCTCAGTAATACTGTCAAAACTTGGTATTGAAATTACTGAAACTATTATATGATTGCGCCAGAGGTTTCTATTTTAAAGCAAGGTATGTTTTATATCTTCTACTGAGTCTGTCGGTCGAATTGGCCATGAAATGACAAGGCGGATAAATCTGATGGTTTATGAAGTCTGATAAATCAGAATGAATATTTAATACATATACCAGTATTCCAGTTCTTTTTTCTATtgtagcattttttttaaatacataactCTTTCAATCATGATCAACACTGCCGtgaaaataatagaaaataaaataatcctATGATCTGCCAATGTACATTAACTCTCATTATCACTTACTGCAAATGGAAGGAAACAGTTTTGCGACCTCATCGAAAAAACTGTGTTTGTTTCCGTCCAATTCAATCCCATCGAATACGACAAGCTCCTGCACAGACAGGTAGGGAAGCACGGTAGCTTTCCACGAACCGAACGACCTGGAATTTACAATGATGCAATTAGGCTTTATGAGGAAATGCTTTCCATTCGCCCGGTATCAGAAGCAGTATGAATCGCCTGTGTGTTACTAACATTCCTGACATTTTTTTAACCGCAAAATGATGCGAATTATGTGCCATAATAAAGCACCAGATTTCTAGGTAAAAGGTTTGAAAATCGTTTTGATTTCCCATTAGGGACTGGCTGGAAATGTGATGCTTgcctttttgtctttctcgtacactaagtgtacgtaagaGCTGTAGGATCACTACAAAAACGGACTTTTTATAGGCGGCCTGGATATCAATTGACTCAGCCTGAAGAACTGaaatgatgtctgtgtgtatgtatatCTACATATAAGTTTgtataaacaaataaaacataacTTTTGTTGTTACCAATGGGGaatcctgccctattgtttccaaatgaaaattgaccagatctgACAATAGgctcaaaagttttaaaatacctagtatttttaaaatgcacgagaaaggcaacattGCAACTCAGTGGGTTAATCGGATTTTTACAGTACAATTCGTAACCATATCAACATTGTTCTGCAGTGATAGATAATAATGACGGTAATTTGGTTCGGAACACAGGGTTTTCTGGGCTGTACCAACAGTTGCCATTAAAAATTAACGAGTTTGTAATAGAAGACTGAATAATCTATGTCGCCCTTGGTAGTCGTACAATGTTTCTGTAATGTTTAAATTGTTGGAAGAGGAAGAGTTTGTAAACCAACTGCAGTTCCAGTAAGGCAAAGGAAGGAGTAGAAATAGAACATAATGAATGAAACATTTATAAAAAGAAGATGAAAGTGTATTAATATTAGAGGTTTAGTTCATTGCAGATGACCCTCTCGAGAATTAATTACCATTATAGAACCACTTTTAGCACAGTTTGTGGTCATGTGGAAACAATAGTTAGAACCTGTACTATGCGTGTAACCATAGCAGACAACAACAATCATTGTTTACTTTTAAAGCAGCTGGATTACTCGTTCTTTTGTATAATATTTATTGTCATAGatttatactgccgctaaccgcaagtcgagcacatatgtATATATATTTCGCCCAGTATTCACTCAGAGTTCCTGCTCGTTCGTTCCGCTTCTTCTTTAGACTCATTGAATTAATAAGTGTTTGATGTGGCTGAGAATTTCTGAACCGGTTTAAATAGTTGTTCCGATTAATCATTTTGTATTTCAGCTCGATGTAACCTTGGCCGCCTCCAAACCCATCGTCGTCAGTGTAATCTAATGCCGGGAACTTTTCAAGAATTTGACGTGCGACTGTTTCCATAGTATCGGCTCTGATTCTCGTATCGATAATTCGAAGCTGTTCTACCACGGTGTTTATCAATGTCGTTAGTTCTGTCTTGGTGATACGTATCGCTGCGGGTATAAATACACCTGGAttggattttttaaattcttgtAGGGCTCGCAAACGATCCAGAAGGTGGTCACTGATTTTGCTCCAATTGATATCGAAACACCGAAATTTCATCTCCGTGGATGCTTGTTTCTTTGTGCATTTTGTAAGCAGCGCACCTTCGGAGGAGTTGCGTTTGTGACTGATATTCGGAGATTCATTTTCAGCATTGCTGGTTGATGTGCATTTTGTAAGCAGCGCACCTTCGGAGGAGTTGCGTTTGGGACTGATATTCGGAGATTCATTTTCAACATTGCTGGTTGATGTAGTGCCATTCGGTTGATTTGATTCATCTTGATTCTGCTCACTCGGATATAACATTTCCATACTGGCTGTGTTTGACTGACTTTCAATGTTTACTTTGCTTTGTTCAGCTTCTTCGCATCCTTCGGAAGGAGATGGCATGGATCCAGCGACATATTCGATAATCTCTTCAGTGAGGCCTTTCTCGCCATCGTCGAAGATTGACGCTAACTCCTCTGGAGGGGCGCTTGAAAGCCGACTGTCACTTGACATTATTTGCACATCACATGGTTGATGATCAACTTCCGAAACGACTGATACGATTTGAGGAACTGTCACAACCGGATGTACCGATTGGTCTACCATCGAATTCATCATTATTGGTCCTGTTTGAAATGAAAgagtaaaattatttttttcgaacATTGTTAAGTTTTCAATTACTAAATCCAATACACAAAGGACCAACAATATATGTATCTTAGCTAAGCTAGAAACCTTTGACTGACTGAGGATGCTACTGCATAATTGACCAAAACAGATGTACATTGCTCTACGATCCTTGAAAAAATAGTATTCATTATCATGAGGcagacaaaaataaaatttttgcaattcctgatcataatacctggtttacagttgtcatttgagtgataaaacggcctacttttccataccaacagaatgggtgctttaatgaccattatgcaactcaaatgggttgcataatattcattatagcactcatttgggtgctataatgaaaaacctacattgggacagtagttacttgactacattttgctgaattagtttgggtgagtgtttaaatagtgtactctaagcgtttcgtaataaatgaaatggtttgttggacataacatcacaattttccaaagggaattgcATTCATCGCTTtatagcttttcaagctatgtaatttggcacgataagatggaatcttattgttctctgccgcaacataatttattggcatgagtgatcatgtggagtaaattcgattgtacaattttggtatagatttatcatatcaaagcccatttttcgtcattgcaaaaaatagcgtgtgcaactcgttgcaaaactcgattttttcagcactcgtagtatttatccaactcggcaagcctcgttggataaacgtagagtagagtggggcaagagtacgcacttagttttcaatcgatcatgtggcccttataaagcaagcttctgcatatcaaatcagtgtcgatgattcatatactcttccttcaTGTTAcctagtggaaaaaatattgaaattattgagattcgttttagtagaaccattattgcaagacaagtgaaaaacgcactcttaccccaccggtggggtaaaagtgcgcatcgggtggggtaagagtacgcatttatccaatcatgtactttaagtatatattaacacaaataagagttaatatcatttaattgatgtttaatgagcatatattagggaatgtttaaagataacgtaactcttaaagggggtgggggtcctaaaaatgtgcactttcaaacgaaaaaccattgttttttgtatatacaaaaaactacaaaggtaaaaatatatatcaggtttcacgtggcgtatacaaaggaattttccttaaagaaagtccaccaatcacgtaacgtaaaatttggctatttcatcacccctcccccttatattatactttttgtatgaatcctctaaaaattatttgtatgaatcctctataATTatatctcgcaacccctcccagataaacgttgcgtaatttatgaatgtttattttgattaaatgaaattatcatttagatgaaattgtgttttcgtactatgtttaggtgtacaacaagtcctaatacaatttcattatttcggtTCAGTGCTtggttcgctaagtcctttctaacaccgaattacttcaacttatcctaaaaacttgttataatttcgaattctgtcccttttttcttagttgtggatctttacgctttggaagaagtcttatttcggccggagatacgggtttgacatcagaacttgaagattcatatgcgtactcttgccccaccggttcctgcgtacttttaccccacagtcccaaaaattattcaagtaatggttttgacgtcttgaaaaaccaaccggattggtgttctgcaccTTAAAGTAGTCTATACactaggttatcgaaatggtataatgttcacctgattgaacgtatatatggtaatgaaattgTGCACTGATCAACTTTCTATCAACTCAACCTCAAAGCAAGTATTTTGCGCTCACATAGGTCGCAATTGTGCACTGACAATTTCTATCAATGCAACCTCTAAGACAACTTTATGCGCTCAAATGAATCGCAATTACGCCCTGACAATTTCTATCAAAATAACCTCAAAGCAAACATTGTGCGCTCATATGGATCGCAATTGCGTATTGATTATGTCTATCAACTCAACATCAAAGCAAACATTTTGCGCTCACTTGAATCGCAATTGTGCACTGATCAACTTTCTATCAACTCAACCTCGAAGCAAAATTTAGCGCTCATATTTGTGACAATTGCTTACTGAGATTTTCTATCAATTCAACCTCAAAGCAATAATTGTGCGCTCATGCTGGTCGCAATTGCGCACTGATCAACTTTCTATCAATTCAACCTCAAAGCAAACATTGTGCGCTCACATGGGTTGCTAATGTCACTCCATATCGCGTGACCAACTTCTTGTTTGCCGTGGCTTGTTGGCCAAAGTACCGGTCCttaatatttcaaaataatatagttAACAGAACAAAACATACTCTATAATATGACACACAATTAACGGTCATATTTAGCATACTGAATCCTGTATcgggaaaacatatttaatgcTAACAGCGCCATAAGTATTTGGGTACTTTTGCTTCTACTGTCGCAATTGCGCACTGATCAACTTTCCATCAACTCAACCTCAAAACAATTTACGCTCAAAAGGGACTCAATTATACTAGTTATTTACTTTACTCCCTAGTTATTTACTCCCTCTGAGCAATTATTTTGATTCTTCTATCTATTTTATCTTGATCAACTTTCTATCCACTCACCTCCAGCAGCGCATCTTACTCACATGGATCGCAATTACTAACTGATAGTTTCTGTCAACTCACTAATAGTTTCTTTCATCTCAACATCGTGGATTGTAACCCAACCATTTTCGGCATAGTCTCGTAGCCGCGGATCTTACGTTGATTTAGAGCTTACTAGTTACAGTACTAGTAGATCAAGTTGCAAACCAATCAtaaaatcatttaaatttttcattcataccggtacagttcccctgtGCGTAAAAATAGGCACGTTGCCACGAAGATGTGTCGTAACGAGAATAAAATGTAATGTTCATCTAGTGAGCACGATTACCACGATTTTGCCTTTGTAATGGAACAAAGTTgtaggctatcatttcactccatttTTGTGAGTGCACGAAAGCTAAGAATTTAATTTATTAGCCATCTTTTCATGGAGTAATCCTTAACAGATTTTCTcgtaataagttgcattcgacaggggcaaagcctagttgaacactaatgaatttgataacgatcgacaaTTGTGTTTAAAAGTTTATAATGAAATGATGGATGGtttgtcttggctaaatgcgagaaaggtacTGCCATGAATCGTATACTTGTcctatatgaataggaaacccagcgaagatgggacaaatatgcgattcacggcagggTAGTGGTGCATTAAATTGGGAATGTCTTGAGAAAAGTGTgttgaacaaaaataataattaaacttAATACAATACTAGCGCAAAATTATATACAAAATTACATAGAATCATTTTCGCATTAAGTTTTAGCATTGCATATTATCAAGGGGCCCTTCTCAGacgtgtggtaagatgcgcggctacaaagcaagaccgtgttaagagtggctgggttcgattctcgatgccggtctagactatttttggattggaagttatctcgactgggcataaaagtatcatcgtgctagcctcgtgatatacgaatgcagaaaaggTAACTTGGCCTAAAAACctggcagttaataactgtggaagtgcttaatgaacactaagctatgaGGCGGCGATGTTCCAGCAgatgatgtaatgccaatgcaGAAAAGAGAAGATAGATTATCATGGACTCACATGCAGTTCTAGTTAACTATAACGGGTAGTCGTCATCTAATCCTTCTAAATACGCTGCGGTGAACTTCCAGTAATTAAGTTTGGTCAGGTACTCAAACTTACTGGTTGGAATTTTCGTTAGACGAATCTTCATCGAagttattatattatttttcgGAATAATAAATACGGCTACGACGAATAAACACTTCGATACAGAAGAAAACAAACTGCAGCTTTGACAGAAGGTATCTAtatgggccttttcacgagacgtttaaaaacagctgattttatcgtcaattgacagttcttctatgaaagtgacagcttcggacttgcaggcctgttcagcggttgtaaacaagtgcagtctcggcagtgtcataTGAAAAGGCCTATACATCAGCTGCAAATTGACACATGAGTGTACACGCTCGTCCGGctgaactcaaatttgggtcGATATAACTCAAATTAATATCTTCCTTCGAGACGTCAAACGCTGAGTAACCGAGACTTGTGAATTTGAGTGACTGTTACTCAAATACATATAAATAGGtggaaaactcaaaattgaggtCATcgtgaaaatttctaaaaaatggcGAAGTCCGGTTGCTGGTAAAAagctaaatcaaattcaattataAAACGTGAGTTACAATTTGATAAAAAGCTGTATTTCATTTCTGATTATTTCATCATTCAATTTGCAGATTTGTTTATAACATTATGGGTTTtgcagatttaaaaaaaaaaacaaaatacattctgaaaagtatttttttcggTAAGTTTAATACTCGGTTTAATATTTAGTATTACACATGTTACAATATGTTTTGATTGCGATCAATTATAGACAATTTTTATTAATGATTCGGTTATATCATTTTCTtgcagcttcttcttcttcttattgtcattagtgttcattcagcactcccacagttataaactgcgaggtttctaagccaagttaccatttatgcattcatatatcatgaggctaacacgatgatacttccatgcccagggaagtcgagacaatttccaaaccgaaaattgcctagaccggcatcgggaatcgaacccagccaccctcagcatggtcttgccttTCAGCTgggcatcttaccgctaggctaaggagggcccctgcagCTGCTCACATCGGATTTCTGCATCAGCCTGAATATCAGGTTCTGAGGGCTTCAGATACAGATACTGGATACTGCTTCTGGGGATTGGGACACGTTTCGTAGCGCCAAACATCATGCTCCAGAAATTAATTCATGGCTATGATATTCTATGCTACAATCGAATTCTTGCATTCTATTTATAACTTGATTTATACACTTCATAACATTG
The nucleotide sequence above comes from Armigeres subalbatus isolate Guangzhou_Male chromosome 3, GZ_Asu_2, whole genome shotgun sequence. Encoded proteins:
- the LOC134220022 gene encoding uncharacterized protein LOC134220022 isoform X1; translation: MKIRLTKIPTRPIMMNSMVDQSVHPVVTVPQIVSVVSEVDHQPCDVQIMSSDSRLSSAPPEELASIFDDGEKGLTEEIIEYVAGSMPSPSEGCEEAEQSKVNIESQSNTASMEMLYPSEQNQDESNQPNGTTSTSNVENESPNISPKRNSSEGALLTKCTSTSNAENESPNISHKRNSSEGALLTKCTKKQASTEMKFRCFDINWSKISDHLLDRLRALQEFKKSNPGVFIPAAIRITKTELTTLINTVVEQLRIIDTRIRADTMETVARQILEKFPALDYTDDDGFGGGQGYIELKYKMINRNNYLNRFRNSQPHQTLINSMSLKKKRNERAGTLSEYWAKYIYICARLAVSGSINL
- the LOC134220022 gene encoding uncharacterized protein LOC134220022 isoform X2; this encodes MMNSMVDQSVHPVVTVPQIVSVVSEVDHQPCDVQIMSSDSRLSSAPPEELASIFDDGEKGLTEEIIEYVAGSMPSPSEGCEEAEQSKVNIESQSNTASMEMLYPSEQNQDESNQPNGTTSTSNVENESPNISPKRNSSEGALLTKCTSTSNAENESPNISHKRNSSEGALLTKCTKKQASTEMKFRCFDINWSKISDHLLDRLRALQEFKKSNPGVFIPAAIRITKTELTTLINTVVEQLRIIDTRIRADTMETVARQILEKFPALDYTDDDGFGGGQGYIELKYKMINRNNYLNRFRNSQPHQTLINSMSLKKKRNERAGTLSEYWAKYIYICARLAVSGSINL